A window of the Synechococcus sp. LTW-R genome harbors these coding sequences:
- a CDS encoding DUF565 domain-containing protein has product MPIQATRFDRLQRQGAQVLSGSFQGSWRRRSVGVLALLFGFYAGQNVTSWWLQTIGQRPLVVLSVVLLLELVVRIRTRVVQCRPALGWLVLDNLRIGLVYAVVLEAFKLGS; this is encoded by the coding sequence ATGCCCATTCAGGCCACCCGCTTTGACCGTCTGCAACGCCAGGGTGCCCAGGTGCTCTCGGGATCGTTCCAGGGCAGTTGGCGTCGCCGCAGCGTCGGGGTGCTCGCCCTGCTCTTCGGCTTCTATGCGGGCCAGAACGTCACCAGCTGGTGGTTGCAGACGATCGGCCAGCGCCCCTTGGTGGTGCTCTCCGTGGTTCTGCTGCTCGAGCTGGTCGTGCGCATCCGCACCCGGGTCGTTCAGTGCCGTCCGGCTTTGGGATGGCTTGTGCTCGACAACCTCAGGATCGGCTTGGTCTATGCCGTCGTCCTGGAGGCCTTCAAGCTCGGCTCCTGA
- a CDS encoding HAD-IA family hydrolase, translated as MSRLAPEALLWDVDGTLAETELDGHRLAFNRAMTEAGLPWQWDPSLYLTLLRVTGGRERMAVFLEQAEGQRPSEDRLDALQRSKQRHYGELVAAGEIRLRPGVMRLMGAAAAAGVRQAIVTTSGRSAVEALLSRQLQQHRDWLEFWVCGEDVTAKKPDPQGYGRALERLACSADRVLAVEDSGHGVTAACGAGLTVLATRSASSFQEPDAHFTGAAALVDGLGDPAMPCQVLRGPACPEGQITLSYLQQLFPGG; from the coding sequence GTGTCGCGATTGGCCCCCGAGGCGCTCCTGTGGGATGTGGACGGCACCCTGGCTGAGACGGAGCTCGATGGGCACCGTCTGGCCTTCAACCGCGCCATGACCGAGGCAGGCCTGCCCTGGCAATGGGACCCCTCCCTCTATCTCACGTTGCTCCGGGTGACTGGCGGCCGCGAGCGGATGGCGGTCTTTCTCGAGCAAGCGGAGGGCCAGCGCCCGAGTGAGGATCGTTTGGATGCCCTGCAGCGCTCCAAGCAGCGCCACTACGGCGAGCTGGTGGCGGCGGGCGAGATCCGTCTCAGGCCGGGTGTCATGCGCCTGATGGGGGCCGCCGCAGCCGCGGGAGTGCGGCAGGCCATCGTCACCACCAGTGGGCGCTCCGCCGTGGAGGCCCTGCTCTCGCGCCAGCTGCAGCAGCACCGGGACTGGTTGGAGTTTTGGGTCTGCGGGGAAGACGTCACGGCCAAAAAGCCCGATCCCCAGGGCTATGGCCGTGCCCTCGAGCGATTGGCCTGCAGCGCTGATCGGGTTTTGGCCGTGGAGGACTCCGGCCATGGGGTGACGGCGGCCTGCGGAGCGGGGCTGACGGTTTTGGCCACCCGCAGTGCCTCGAGCTTCCAGGAACCTGACGCCCACTTCACCGGTGCCGCTGCCTTGGTCGATGGTCTGGGGGATCCCGCAATGCCCTGTCAGGTCTTGCGCGGACCGGCTTGCCCTGAGGGGCAGATCACGCTGTCCTATCTCCAGCAGCTCTTTCCAGGCGGATGA
- the recJ gene encoding single-stranded-DNA-specific exonuclease RecJ, whose protein sequence is MLLESPEQRLLEQRLQQNWQLPAAVDLEALPSGMQRLGLSEPILALLNRRGFGSAEAIEALLDPAEAPDPKEHFPDLGLAVKRLKQACKTNERLAICGDYDADGMTSTALLIGVLQQLGAQPQAAIPSRQADGYGLNVSMVEELAEDGIRLMVTVDNGVSAREALERAQELGLEVIVTDHHTIPEQRPPLSALLHPHCTPEGSPYRGLAGVGIAYVLAGALAKASRSAKALAMALDLFCIGTIADMAPLQGVNRRWLMDGLPRLKDSPLPGLQALQQVAGLDDAPIDAGAVGFQLAPRINAVGRLGDPRLVVDLLTTDDTEQALELARECESLNRQRRELCDAIEAEARALAEADGEQRSPFLLLAQSHWHHGVIGIVAARLVEHFGAPVALLAAEGDGRMRASVRAPKGFAVDAALQACGDLLERFGGHPAAGGFTVKAERVTALHERLNDLAQAWREREGLQLVTPEALLQLEEINRPLWRELQRLEPFGIGNPTPLFWSCGCTISQQRELRGGHLQLTLRQGEARVRAMAWRWGAIGHLLPKQVDVAYHLRLNRWNSQETLQLELVGIRPSSGDALVLQHQLRSYWVRRDGNAVVIRNADGEELRGEAQRGGPDSLQIDHPKADHPYVKALVQDAARAMGLAA, encoded by the coding sequence GTGCTCCTCGAGTCTCCAGAGCAACGCCTGTTGGAGCAGCGTCTCCAGCAGAACTGGCAACTCCCCGCCGCGGTGGACCTGGAGGCTCTCCCCAGCGGGATGCAGCGGTTGGGGCTCTCGGAACCCATTCTGGCCCTGCTGAACCGGCGCGGCTTCGGCAGCGCCGAGGCGATCGAAGCGCTGCTGGATCCCGCCGAAGCCCCCGACCCAAAAGAGCATTTCCCCGACTTAGGCCTGGCGGTCAAGCGCCTCAAGCAGGCCTGCAAAACCAACGAACGCCTGGCGATCTGCGGCGACTACGACGCCGATGGCATGACCAGCACGGCGCTCCTGATCGGCGTTCTGCAGCAGTTGGGGGCCCAACCCCAAGCGGCCATCCCCAGCCGCCAGGCCGATGGCTATGGCCTGAATGTCTCCATGGTGGAGGAGCTCGCTGAGGACGGAATCCGGCTGATGGTCACCGTCGACAACGGAGTGTCGGCCCGGGAGGCCCTCGAGCGCGCCCAGGAGCTCGGTTTGGAGGTGATCGTCACCGATCACCACACCATCCCGGAGCAACGGCCACCCCTTAGCGCCCTGCTCCACCCCCACTGCACCCCCGAGGGTTCGCCCTACCGGGGGCTGGCCGGCGTCGGCATCGCCTATGTCCTGGCCGGGGCCCTCGCCAAGGCCAGTCGCTCCGCGAAGGCCCTGGCCATGGCGCTGGACCTCTTCTGCATCGGCACCATCGCGGACATGGCTCCGCTTCAGGGGGTCAACCGCCGCTGGTTGATGGACGGTTTGCCGCGGCTCAAGGACAGCCCCCTCCCAGGTCTCCAGGCCCTGCAGCAGGTCGCTGGTTTGGACGACGCCCCCATCGATGCCGGGGCCGTTGGCTTCCAACTGGCACCGCGCATCAATGCCGTCGGACGGCTCGGTGATCCGCGCCTGGTGGTGGATCTACTGACCACGGATGACACGGAGCAGGCCCTCGAGCTCGCCCGGGAATGCGAAAGCCTGAATCGCCAGCGCCGGGAACTCTGTGATGCGATCGAGGCGGAGGCACGGGCCCTGGCCGAGGCCGATGGGGAGCAGCGCAGCCCCTTCCTGCTGCTCGCCCAGAGCCACTGGCACCACGGGGTGATCGGCATCGTGGCGGCGCGGCTAGTGGAGCATTTCGGCGCCCCCGTCGCCCTACTGGCCGCCGAGGGGGATGGGCGGATGCGCGCGTCCGTGCGGGCCCCCAAAGGCTTTGCCGTGGATGCCGCCCTCCAGGCCTGCGGCGATCTGCTGGAGCGCTTCGGCGGTCACCCGGCCGCGGGGGGCTTCACCGTCAAAGCGGAGCGAGTCACAGCCCTGCATGAACGCTTGAATGACCTGGCGCAGGCCTGGCGGGAACGGGAAGGCCTGCAGTTGGTTACGCCGGAAGCCCTGCTGCAGCTCGAGGAGATCAACCGGCCCCTCTGGCGTGAACTGCAGCGGCTCGAACCATTCGGCATCGGCAACCCCACCCCACTGTTCTGGAGCTGCGGCTGCACCATCAGCCAACAGCGGGAACTGCGGGGCGGGCACCTGCAACTGACCCTGCGCCAAGGGGAGGCCCGGGTGCGGGCCATGGCCTGGCGCTGGGGAGCCATCGGCCACCTCCTGCCCAAGCAGGTGGATGTGGCCTATCACCTGCGACTGAACCGCTGGAACAGCCAAGAAACGCTGCAGCTCGAACTGGTGGGCATCCGCCCCAGCAGCGGAGACGCCCTGGTGCTGCAGCATCAGCTGCGCAGCTATTGGGTGCGGCGGGACGGCAACGCGGTCGTCATCCGCAACGCCGACGGTGAGGAATTACGCGGCGAAGCCCAGCGGGGCGGTCCGGACAGCCTCCAGATCGATCACCCCAAGGCGGACCATCCCTACGTCAAGGCTCTCGTGCAGGACGCGGCTCGCGCGATGGGGCTGGCGGCCTAG
- the psb30 gene encoding photosystem II reaction center protein Ycf12/Psb30, whose amino-acid sequence MGIDFHLIANFAALFLITLVGPAVIFILFYRRGAL is encoded by the coding sequence ATGGGAATCGACTTCCACCTGATCGCCAACTTCGCTGCTCTGTTCCTGATCACCCTGGTGGGTCCAGCCGTGATCTTCATCCTCTTCTACCGCCGCGGCGCCCTCTGA
- a CDS encoding YkgJ family cysteine cluster protein — MAETLQWRCISGCGSCCRLDPGERNEALEALDEEQQQLYLSMVGPDGWCIHFDTGSSSCRIYEERPVFCRVENLAQLFEVPAEEANDFAIACCRQQIRCEHGGRGMVMKRFEQAIRRPAEDTDRQP, encoded by the coding sequence ATGGCTGAGACCCTGCAATGGCGCTGCATCAGCGGCTGCGGCTCCTGCTGCCGCCTGGATCCGGGGGAGCGCAACGAGGCCCTCGAAGCCCTCGATGAAGAGCAACAACAGCTCTATCTGTCGATGGTGGGGCCCGATGGCTGGTGCATCCACTTCGACACCGGCTCCAGTTCCTGCCGGATCTACGAGGAGCGGCCCGTCTTCTGCCGTGTGGAGAACCTGGCCCAGTTGTTTGAGGTCCCAGCGGAGGAGGCCAACGACTTCGCGATTGCCTGTTGCCGGCAGCAGATCCGCTGCGAACACGGTGGTCGTGGCATGGTGATGAAGCGTTTCGAGCAGGCGATCCGCCGGCCCGCTGAAGACACCGATCGCCAGCCCTGA
- a CDS encoding TMEM165/GDT1 family protein, with the protein MPESATSSDSPKPKKEDQAASFGAVFLTTFTTVFLAELGDKTQLAALLLSAESGRPVLVFIGASLALISSSLVGVVLGRWLSRVLPPGQLERLAGILMIGLGLWLGRQAAVSMFPLA; encoded by the coding sequence ATGCCTGAGTCCGCCACGAGCAGCGACAGTCCCAAACCCAAAAAAGAGGACCAAGCTGCCAGCTTTGGCGCGGTCTTCCTGACGACCTTCACCACCGTCTTCCTGGCGGAACTGGGCGACAAGACCCAGCTGGCCGCCCTGCTGCTCTCGGCTGAATCCGGTCGACCGGTGCTGGTCTTTATCGGAGCCTCCCTGGCCCTGATCAGCTCCAGCCTGGTGGGAGTGGTGCTCGGCCGCTGGTTGTCCCGGGTCCTGCCCCCCGGTCAACTCGAGCGCCTGGCCGGCATCTTGATGATTGGCCTCGGCCTCTGGCTGGGCCGGCAAGCCGCCGTCAGCATGTTCCCCCTGGCCTGA
- a CDS encoding TMEM165/GDT1 family protein has translation MQLPLLASTFLTVFLAELGDKTQLAIVTISGTSNRSGAVFAGSASALVLASLLGAGAGGSLSAVIPTDALQLAASVGFLVIGGRLLLKAGQEDDEAAAEVTEDA, from the coding sequence ATGCAGCTCCCCCTTCTGGCCTCCACCTTTCTGACGGTCTTCCTCGCTGAACTCGGGGACAAAACCCAACTGGCGATCGTCACCATCAGCGGCACCTCCAACCGCAGCGGAGCGGTCTTTGCTGGCAGTGCCTCGGCCCTCGTCCTCGCCAGCCTGCTCGGCGCGGGAGCGGGCGGATCCCTCTCGGCCGTCATCCCAACGGACGCCCTCCAATTGGCCGCTTCGGTTGGCTTCCTCGTGATTGGAGGCCGGCTCCTGCTGAAGGCCGGTCAAGAGGACGACGAGGCTGCCGCAGAAGTCACAGAGGACGCCTAG
- a CDS encoding RNB domain-containing ribonuclease — protein MKFTVADLIEQLPHQEPLSLSKLEKGLGLSTKADKEQLRIALTALTRVGVLEEADDGISRVEDEGLIEARLRCSSKGFCFALREDGGEDIYIRDNQLNHAWNGDRVLVRVTREGGRRRSPEGGVQCILQRNTTSLLAQVEQQNDTLVAVPLDDRLLTAINLPAGDSEHLKPATEAVVEVKLDRYPVGQLPPEGHVARSLAVNAGPKADLDLLLTKHGLRELPAAPKASAKAPDLKTRDDLTALPTLLLQLWGSADAPLLPAVSLEPLENGQRLWVHAPAIAERVSFGSALDLFLRDRSEALCVGDSWLPLLPSATTKAAAFKAGTPAAALSVALDLNAEGQLEHFRFCRSTISADGLVDAKALQALADRKPKARTTPAALKGLKDQLPLLEQLIALAQTLRQNRLDQGSIDLDLGIPNLEGLAELAIPEPDERRQGWMVQLDPALSTAGLLREMVLQAHRAFGRHMAALELPAIYAVNAAPEAEALNDVAKAALALEIPLELSADGNASAQELAVAFAASDRSRVLLQQLRDPLKPVSLSTEAGGNTLAGEEQAYAPWCCAALHYADLWNQHLLVLLLSEGKDRPSVRHKTRVDIASDASHGVIDWPLLTASQLSPVEEGLSGTLLNRLNERSRFVSELQGDALAMAQARQAEPLVGQTLNGVISGVQSYGFFVEVPPSHVEGLVHVSSLKDDWYEYRSRQNKLVGRKNRRAYMLGDQVEVTIQKVDVLRHQIDLAVVLPEGYEEFSPDDADAGDGDASSED, from the coding sequence ATGAAGTTCACGGTCGCGGACCTCATCGAGCAGCTCCCCCACCAGGAGCCCCTCAGCCTCAGCAAGCTTGAAAAAGGGCTCGGCCTGAGCACCAAGGCCGATAAAGAGCAGCTCCGCATCGCCCTCACGGCCCTCACCCGGGTCGGCGTGCTCGAAGAAGCCGATGACGGCATTAGCCGCGTCGAAGACGAAGGCCTGATCGAAGCCCGACTCCGTTGCAGCAGCAAAGGCTTCTGCTTTGCCCTGCGCGAGGACGGCGGCGAGGACATCTACATCCGCGACAACCAGCTCAACCACGCCTGGAACGGTGACCGCGTGCTGGTGCGGGTCACCCGGGAGGGCGGGCGCCGCCGCTCGCCCGAAGGGGGCGTGCAGTGCATCCTGCAGCGCAACACCACCAGCCTGCTGGCGCAGGTGGAGCAGCAGAACGACACCCTCGTCGCGGTCCCACTGGACGATCGCCTGCTGACCGCCATCAACCTGCCGGCCGGCGACAGCGAACACCTCAAACCCGCCACGGAAGCCGTGGTTGAGGTCAAGTTGGACCGCTACCCCGTCGGCCAACTTCCCCCTGAAGGCCATGTGGCCCGCAGCCTGGCGGTCAACGCCGGCCCCAAGGCCGACCTGGACCTCTTGCTGACCAAGCACGGCCTGCGGGAGTTGCCGGCGGCGCCCAAGGCCAGTGCCAAGGCCCCCGACCTCAAAACCCGGGATGACCTAACCGCCCTCCCCACCCTGCTACTGCAGCTGTGGGGTAGCGCCGATGCACCGCTCCTTCCGGCGGTCTCCTTGGAGCCCCTGGAGAACGGTCAGCGCCTCTGGGTGCACGCCCCGGCCATCGCCGAGCGCGTCAGCTTTGGTAGCGCCCTCGATCTCTTCCTGCGGGACCGCAGCGAAGCCCTCTGCGTGGGGGACAGCTGGCTGCCGTTGCTCCCCAGCGCCACCACCAAGGCGGCGGCCTTTAAGGCTGGGACCCCGGCGGCGGCCCTCTCGGTCGCCCTCGACCTGAACGCCGAGGGGCAGCTGGAGCACTTCCGCTTCTGCCGCAGCACCATCTCGGCCGATGGACTGGTCGATGCCAAGGCGCTCCAGGCCCTGGCCGATCGCAAGCCCAAGGCGCGCACCACCCCTGCGGCCCTGAAAGGACTGAAGGATCAGCTCCCCCTGCTGGAGCAACTGATCGCCCTGGCCCAGACCCTCAGGCAAAACCGCCTCGACCAAGGATCCATCGATCTCGACCTCGGCATCCCGAACCTGGAGGGACTGGCTGAACTCGCGATTCCTGAACCGGATGAGCGTCGCCAGGGCTGGATGGTTCAACTCGACCCCGCCCTCTCCACCGCGGGGCTCTTGCGGGAGATGGTCCTGCAGGCCCACCGGGCCTTTGGCCGCCACATGGCCGCCCTCGAGCTACCGGCCATCTACGCAGTCAATGCCGCCCCGGAAGCCGAGGCCCTCAACGACGTGGCCAAGGCGGCCCTCGCCCTCGAGATTCCCCTTGAACTGTCCGCCGATGGCAACGCCAGCGCCCAAGAACTGGCTGTGGCCTTTGCGGCGAGCGATCGCTCCCGGGTGCTCCTGCAGCAATTGCGGGATCCGCTCAAACCGGTGAGCCTCAGCACCGAGGCCGGCGGCAACACCCTGGCGGGCGAAGAGCAGGCCTATGCCCCCTGGTGCTGCGCGGCCCTGCACTACGCCGACCTCTGGAACCAACACCTCCTGGTGCTGCTGCTGAGCGAAGGCAAGGATCGCCCCTCCGTTCGGCACAAAACCCGGGTCGACATCGCCTCGGATGCCAGCCATGGGGTGATCGACTGGCCCCTGCTGACCGCCAGTCAGCTCTCCCCCGTTGAAGAGGGGCTGAGCGGAACCCTCCTGAACCGCCTGAATGAGCGCAGCCGCTTCGTCAGCGAGCTCCAGGGGGATGCCCTGGCCATGGCCCAGGCACGCCAGGCCGAGCCCCTGGTTGGTCAAACCCTGAATGGGGTGATCAGCGGGGTCCAGAGCTACGGCTTCTTCGTCGAGGTGCCCCCCTCCCATGTGGAGGGGCTGGTGCACGTGAGCTCCCTGAAGGACGACTGGTACGAGTACCGCTCCCGTCAGAACAAGCTGGTGGGGCGCAAGAACCGCCGCGCCTACATGCTCGGCGACCAGGTCGAGGTCACCA